The following coding sequences lie in one Vibrio splendidus genomic window:
- a CDS encoding alpha/beta hydrolase translates to MSKNDSGHSITEYARQGDELIRFDGKARAKSSDFQTDKTVILIHGFTAHGDYLESLATELIEYGYNVLIYNYYSLNGVLRAAESLAERLVLLNRNTDGDLESNKVSLICHSMGGLVGKSLYLLTEAKCFVSSLVTIGTPHQGTLTDAKVMQHLINAGEYLSGSSTSYRPDSCSAKELMGVDNYNNIGLLDSLTQKADELKELPILSISGGRRYLEVGSNQILNYAANKYIQKQLKSENDGLVLEDSSTPFSNLKIEPHPLSMHQNKYSDYKYVNHSHLVNSQVVGLNIVAWLNNILRSDD, encoded by the coding sequence ATGAGTAAAAATGATAGCGGTCACTCTATAACCGAGTATGCCCGACAAGGTGATGAGTTAATTCGGTTCGATGGTAAGGCACGAGCCAAGTCTTCTGACTTTCAAACTGATAAAACTGTAATTCTCATTCACGGGTTCACTGCGCATGGAGATTACCTCGAGTCTTTAGCAACCGAATTAATAGAGTATGGTTACAACGTCCTCATTTATAATTACTATTCACTTAATGGGGTTTTACGGGCTGCTGAGAGTTTGGCTGAAAGATTAGTTCTACTTAATAGAAATACAGATGGCGATCTAGAAAGTAACAAAGTTAGTCTTATATGTCATAGCATGGGAGGACTTGTTGGAAAAAGCTTGTATTTATTGACGGAAGCTAAGTGTTTTGTGTCTTCGTTAGTAACGATAGGAACCCCTCATCAAGGTACATTAACCGATGCTAAAGTAATGCAACACTTGATAAATGCAGGTGAATATTTATCTGGAAGCTCAACAAGTTACAGACCTGATAGTTGCTCAGCTAAAGAGTTAATGGGGGTAGATAACTACAATAACATTGGCTTACTTGACTCTTTGACACAAAAAGCCGACGAGTTGAAGGAATTACCAATTCTTAGTATTTCAGGAGGACGTCGATATTTAGAAGTTGGCAGTAACCAAATATTAAACTATGCGGCAAACAAGTACATTCAAAAGCAGCTCAAAAGTGAAAATGATGGATTGGTTTTAGAAGATAGCTCAACCCCATTTTCAAACTTAAAAATTGAACCTCACCCATTGAGCATGCACCAAAATAAATACTCTGATTATAAATATGTTAATCATAGCCACCTCGTAAACAGTCAAGTAGTAGGTCTAAATATTGTTGCATGGCTTAATAATATACTCAGGTCTGATGACTGA